atttcagttttattagattatgtagataaaaattatttaacaaaatagcTGCAAATGACTTATGAATTCAATATAGCTAAATTTACTTAAAATCAGTTTTCtgtgttaataaaaaaaaatattcttggaTTATAGCTGCAAATGATCAAGCTATAATTATAACTAATATGTGGAGAATTTTGTGTAACTTATACAAAATCCCTGACATTTTAATTAtcttacattttatataagcTATACAttacaaatatgaaaatattatctattaaaaaattattaattcttTTATGTATAGTTTTTAATATGAGTTCTTTAAAATGTAAGAAATTTCAATTATACtatcattattttcttaataatgaAACCAATGGTCTcattaattttaactaattcGACTatgtatttgaatatttttataataaaataagtaatttttttatagatttctCTTAAGATCGCAATCTAATAAATCttactatatattaaaaataatttttatctactaaAACATAATTCATTAATTCTTTTATGGGTTTGATTGGTAGAAAATTAGCATAAAGCACTATGCTCGTTATTGTCTAGATCAACATTTATCGCAAAAGCATTTACAAGATGCTaatgttttctaaatatttttttcaatgcTCTCTATATGAAATTTTGTGTAGAAACATTTGCagttatacatatttatatattttaaaatattaatataatttatttatttttttatttaataatataaaaattatgtttattaaaaaaattatagttttaaaagtgaaaaaattgcgattaaatatttttaaacttttaaaaagaacaatatttcacatttaaaaatataatataattattaatttttaataaaatataacataatatatattttatattatagtattataaaaaaaacatatttaattatttaataaataaataaatcatatttcatatattaatttttatgataatattatatatgaacaTTTACTACTCTACCAATAAATAATagtgataatttatatataaattatacgtaataatttattttatttaataatatcaaaaatattttttatatccaaaattaaagtttatatttttttataaaatttatttattttaataaatattacatttaaagtttaatttatataattaaataagatttattatttttaataaaaaatatattataatatttattattttaaaattgtgtatTGCTACTGTTATTCAAATTgtcttattaaaaattttgatgaGATCATACCGTTTCTACATCATGCTGAATTGCTTTTTTATCAGGTGTACCAgaatcaaaactttttttttaaatgtaccAATCGAGCCCATAGGCCTTCCTTAGAAATTAGCATAAGGATTTAAAATATCatgtatttttcataataatgAAACCCAAGGGTCTcattaatttaaactaattcaactaaatatttaaatattaaaaaaatcatacagATTTTCCTAAGATTGCaatctaataaaatttattatattcttaaaaatacaaataatattaaaaacaaaaacactatTTTGAAACTTATCTTATAATTTCACTGTGTATTACTATTTTCTACTGAAATTTAATTATCTCCTTAACATTTTATTAAGagtatttttagattttttttacaagCATAGATTATGCCAAAGcaatataaaattaacttatatattacaaaaagtTAATAAGTTTATATAACAAACTACGTATGTCATATAGTTCATGACCCATTTCTTTTTTTGGCTAAATTGTAAATGTCATTACTTCGAAAAGAATGAAGGTTCAGTTACAATAAATTGAAACCAAAATCTGCTATAAACAGCCATTCAGGTATCAAAGAGGCcgcaaaaaaatttaaaaaacctCTAAGAACCTAGGTGATTTAGTCCAAGCTTCTAGTAATAGAAAACCTGAAACTAATTTACATTTCAGAACAAGAGACAACAATTTAGGCTCCCTAACCAAGACCTTGTTAAGCAAGAACAAACCTACTATGGCAAGAGGAATAACCAAAGGGTAGTATCAGTCGAGCACTCACCGAAATGGCTCCAAACAGGCATCGACGGAGGCGGCTGGCTCACGCCCCGGAGCTCCACTGGAGGAGGACGTCGACAAAACCAGACCCTAGTTATCTCAACAGAAGATGGAGTGTAGACCTGTGGCTATGCTGCTGAAGTTGAAGCTCTAGTTACGGTCAAGCGCAAGCGGAAATACATGCTTCCCATCCGGTCACCGCGACACAAAAGATACAGTAAAGACAACAGGAACACCCAATCGGACTGTCGGAGCCTTGGCATAAGGGAAATAAAGCACGGGAGGGGTTGAAGACTCCTTAATCAAACAGGCGACCTAGAACAACGAGAGAGAGCTCAGCCTTGATGCAGTTGAAGCCGCCACAGCGGGAAGTCCTCAAATCCCTAGCGAAACGACGACGGTAGCTGGAAGGAAAGCCCAATCGATCGCTGGAGGAGCGCCATGGATGCCGTCTCTTGGACTAGGTGACAGAGGTTCTCGGTGGTGCGTCTCCAACCACCTTACACTCAGAGACTGAGCGGAGAAGCTCTACAAAATCCTTGGACTAACCGGTAGAGGAGGCCGACTGGAGCGAGACGACGATGCAGGAACATGATGGTAGCGACCCTTCAGAGGCTCCGGCGGGTCTCGGATCTCAGATCTGATCCAGATCCGAACGCAGACGACGACTACAGGGAGATCCAAGGCGTTCAAGACTCCTCCTTTTGTTCTTGCCTCGCTAGTGTTTTCGAGAAAACAAAGAACGTCTTTGATTTCTAGCAGATCCAGTGGAAGAACTCCATCAGAACTAGAAGCACTCTACAAAGAGGAGAGAATGAAGGGGAGAGCAGCTTGGATGTGAGACGATAACAACGACGAACCCAACACCCGCGGTGACCGGAGCGAGTGAATCACCGACCACCGCGAGAGAACAGAATTTACGGCGCATATTAACAATTAGGACATTAGGACATTACGCGCATATTAACAATGCAAGTggaaaatttatacaaataatacATTATCATATAAGTTGGATATACAATTTCTTAAACTTTCAATCCAAGATTGTTTTGGCATAAGTTATGCCAAagcaatataaatattttataaactacgtaGTTGTAATGGgtaaaaatatgtaattttataaaacatagtTTGTCGGGTTGTTCGTAGCCAAGTGGCTGCTGAGCTATGCCTTCGGACCCTGACGTCTGGAGTTCGACTCCTacttacctcagtttgaggattaaagGTCTAAAAATgaccagttgacaaaaaaaaaaaaaataaaacatagttaATAAATCACTGAAAACCAAAATCAATGTGAACCAGGTCAAATCAAACACATGAATAATTTTTgtcaatcaaaatttaatcCCACACGGGTCAAAACCTAAGAGTCAGTGAGTTACAGTGTGATCATTTCACCGTCTAAAACCAAAAAACTCAACCGATATAGCTTATAGTCAGTTAAAAATATGATCAAttataaagtgaaaaaaaaatcatcggCGCGGTCTAAAGCAAACGGTAATATTAAAAAGGCTTTGTAATAtaacctttttaaaaagaaaagaaaccaaGTAAAAGAGGTACAATTAGGTTTTCCACATATTGATACATTGGAGGCATTGGCGGACTAAAAACATGAACGATACGAAATCTCTGTAGAAAAGTTGGAAGGATGACGGAATCTCTGACCTCCCAAGGGATTTAATAGGGGAGATTTTCTCTAGGGTTCCATTAACTTCTCTAAGAGCAGTGCGATCTACTTGTAAAACGTGGAAATGATTTGTCCAAAATTCAGGTTTTTAGGCCAAAAAGCAGCAAAGAGGAATCAGTTTCTGGAGTTCGTGGTAGTAAATCAAAGTGTTTGTTCACTGACATTTGACTTGCAAGGAATCCGCAATGATGACTACGTCTTGGCTCATCCatctataaagaaaataaacataCCTAATCATCACGTGGAAATATATGAAGTCTTTCATTGCGACGGCTTGTTGTTATGCGAACTCTACTACGACCCCACGAAGATTTTGGTGTGGAACGTATTTGGGCAAACCAGATTGATTCAAGCGAGAACAGACAACCAGAGCCGGGCTTGAGCAGAATTTATGTAAACATTTGATTGGGGCCCCCATCTTGTGGGGCCCcagtttacaattttttttttgctttttatttttacaaaacattattggtttatatatattcatatatttatataatgcaaatgtaaaataaaatgtaaaaatatatttgtataatgCATAAATTTGAtagaaatatttcattttggGTTATTATGATTTAAAGTGAATAAAACTTCaactaaaagaaatatatttttttataaaaggatattgttttttattgtaactaaatgaataattttttttaaaaaaaataaaacagaataaTTCAAACAGATTTTTCGttataaaaaagttattattaatttaaataaaaaatatattattttttattttgaaataggGCCCccaaatttttttacaaatttcagGACCGGCTCTGCAGACAACGCATGGTATGTTCTCCGGATACAATAACAACCACTGCCACAAAATCTTGAAGATTTTTGATAATTACAAAGGCATTGAGGTCTATGATTTTGGCTCTGTTTCATGGAGGGTTCTTGATGTCAAATCTCGTCTATTATAAACCATTTTATCATACTGCCCTATCTTTGAAAGAAATACTTATTTCTCGGAGATTAGCCAATTTTAAAGATAGTTTAGTCTGTTTGATTTTACAACAGAGAGGTTCGGACCGCCTCTGCATCTGCCTTACACACTTACATCTGCTTCAGTGGCTCTATTTTGGGCTAGAGATGAGAAGCTCGCTGGTGGTACATTATCTTCGTCACACTCGCACGTTAAGAGATATGGATTACGACTAAGATTGAGCCTAATGAGATATCTTGGAGCTCTTTTTTGAGGCTGGATATGAGACTAATCAAAGATTTACCATATAATTTTATGCCTTGTGTCCGTAGCTTTTTCATTGACGAAGAAAATAAAGTTGCTgtgtttattaataaatttgcaATCCGTCAGTTCCACTCGCTCACGTCATTGGAAAAGATGGATACTTAA
The window above is part of the Raphanus sativus cultivar WK10039 unplaced genomic scaffold, ASM80110v3 Scaffold2522, whole genome shotgun sequence genome. Proteins encoded here:
- the LOC108834909 gene encoding LOW QUALITY PROTEIN: F-box protein At1g54550-like (The sequence of the model RefSeq protein was modified relative to this genomic sequence to represent the inferred CDS: deleted 2 bases in 1 codon) → MVATLQRLRRVSDLRSDPDPNADDDYREIQGVQDSSFCSCLASVFEKTKNKSWKDDGISDLPRDLIGEIFSRVPLTSLRAVRSTCKTWKICPKFRFLGQKAAKRNQFLEFVVVNQSVCSLTFDLQGIRNDDYVLAHPSIKKINIPNHHVEIYEVFHCDGLLLCELYYDPTKILVWNVFGQTRLIQARTDNQSRIWITTKIEPNEISWSSFLRLDMRLIKDLPYNFMPCVRSFFIDEENKVAVFINKFAIRQFHSLTSLEKMDT